A region from the Tsuneonella mangrovi genome encodes:
- a CDS encoding TadE/TadG family type IV pilus assembly protein — MRRSLLATFACEDSGAISTLYAIAILPLVVMAGVAFDYGRMMGLDTELQNAADQAALAAATQLDGSSSAITNSQIAAANAVNNQTRFANDGKGRAIPTSGLTFVYYEDYQNDAPVNVTTDPTQAHVVEVTVEDRSVRYALTPVMATFSGGVARGRAMATLESATCNVPPLMFCVPNNPTTGTADRSFPTDSDIGRGLTLHFKSNSASSPSTPNSTTTDTTTWAPGNFGFLDINYSSSAGNPNQTTGLNSDFRGCASDAPDSDPGFRTPEGNAMNSRFDIYPPPKAKCDASGNFCPAENTRKAQVLEVDDSSCARTGNLKNDDWQDPPAGLQVPSGVRADQGFPKDDCFGAAVLPCTVVGDGNWSADTWLSDVHGTSTAAILATTDKNGNSWDLNGDGKLSRYEVYEWELADKTNRLKPTYVGSTTDSNGKMHYYCSFPQPIQSPPGIAATYSQKDRRILTVAAVDCTNLSGKKPVDIVRWVDLFLVQPVNTTADDRPFFTEIKGPAQRGTGQSGFQYYGRKKAVLLR, encoded by the coding sequence ATGCGACGATCACTGCTGGCAACCTTCGCTTGCGAGGACAGCGGCGCAATATCGACGCTCTACGCCATCGCGATCCTCCCGCTTGTGGTCATGGCCGGGGTCGCTTTCGATTACGGGCGGATGATGGGGCTCGACACCGAGCTCCAGAACGCGGCCGACCAGGCTGCCCTTGCAGCCGCAACGCAGCTCGATGGCAGCAGCAGTGCGATCACCAATTCGCAGATCGCCGCCGCCAACGCAGTCAACAACCAGACCCGGTTCGCGAACGATGGCAAGGGCCGCGCGATCCCGACCTCGGGCCTGACCTTCGTATACTACGAAGACTACCAGAACGACGCCCCGGTCAATGTAACCACGGACCCGACTCAGGCGCACGTCGTAGAAGTCACGGTCGAGGATCGTTCGGTTCGCTATGCTCTGACCCCGGTCATGGCCACGTTCAGCGGCGGGGTTGCGCGGGGCCGCGCGATGGCGACGCTCGAAAGCGCAACCTGCAACGTGCCGCCGTTGATGTTCTGCGTGCCGAACAATCCCACGACCGGAACCGCCGATCGTTCGTTCCCGACAGATTCTGACATCGGCAGGGGCCTGACGCTGCACTTCAAATCGAATTCGGCGTCCAGTCCGTCGACTCCGAACAGCACGACCACCGATACCACGACTTGGGCCCCGGGCAACTTCGGCTTCCTGGACATCAACTACAGCAGCTCCGCTGGCAATCCGAACCAGACGACCGGCCTCAATTCGGATTTCCGGGGATGCGCCAGCGATGCCCCCGATAGCGACCCGGGCTTTCGCACGCCCGAAGGCAATGCGATGAATTCGCGGTTCGATATTTATCCGCCGCCAAAGGCCAAGTGCGATGCGTCCGGCAATTTCTGCCCCGCCGAGAACACCCGCAAAGCCCAGGTTTTGGAAGTCGATGACTCGAGCTGCGCGCGGACCGGCAATCTCAAGAATGACGATTGGCAAGATCCGCCCGCTGGCCTGCAGGTTCCTTCGGGAGTCCGGGCAGACCAGGGTTTCCCCAAGGACGATTGCTTCGGAGCTGCCGTCTTGCCCTGTACCGTTGTCGGCGACGGAAACTGGAGCGCCGACACCTGGCTTAGTGATGTTCACGGAACCTCGACCGCTGCGATCCTCGCCACCACGGACAAGAACGGAAATTCCTGGGACCTCAACGGCGATGGCAAGCTGTCGCGATACGAGGTCTACGAGTGGGAGTTGGCTGACAAAACCAATCGGCTAAAGCCGACGTACGTCGGTTCGACGACCGATTCGAACGGCAAGATGCACTACTACTGCTCGTTCCCGCAGCCGATCCAATCGCCTCCCGGTATTGCCGCGACCTACTCGCAGAAGGATCGCCGAATCCTCACGGTCGCAGCGGTCGATTGCACCAACCTATCGGGCAAGAAGCCGGTCGATATCGTTCGATGGGTTGACCTGTTCCTGGTCCAGCCGGTGAATACGACTGCGGACGATCGGCCGTTCTTTACCGAGATAAAGGGGCCGGCTCAGCGCGGCACCGGGCAATCGGGCTTCCAGTACTATGGCCGCAAGAAGGCGGTGCTCCTGCGATGA
- a CDS encoding type II secretion system F family protein: protein MIELAAQNSTIRLLILLAIFAVVVAGAMYGLSFANRRITVRSQLDKLQTGDLRITQTQGESLRTRESASAWARMAEAIEAAGLNLTDTKSERLTQLLRQAGYPSPNAPRYYTLIRLALVFALPLIYVLLAYSGSNPPSFLKVYLIGSILAAMGLYVPNLWVRARADRRREAIVNGFPDCLDLLLVCVESGLGLEAAMDRVGREMVRSHPLVAELLSITTLQLRAGSSRDEAFRKLADASAVDEIRSFTTLIIQSDKLGTSVATTLRVYAAEMRERRQMRAEEKAHRLPVLISIPLVACMLPTMIGTLMMPAIVLMVRKIFPLMNIGG, encoded by the coding sequence ATGATCGAACTTGCCGCCCAGAATTCCACCATCCGGCTGCTGATCCTGCTGGCGATTTTTGCCGTCGTGGTGGCTGGCGCAATGTACGGTCTGTCATTCGCCAACCGGCGGATTACTGTGCGTTCTCAGCTCGACAAGCTGCAGACCGGCGATCTCAGGATCACCCAAACGCAGGGCGAGAGCCTGCGCACGCGCGAATCCGCCAGTGCCTGGGCGCGAATGGCCGAGGCGATCGAGGCAGCCGGACTCAACCTTACCGACACCAAGAGCGAGCGGCTGACGCAGCTCCTGCGCCAGGCAGGATATCCTTCGCCCAACGCGCCGCGCTACTACACGTTGATCCGGCTGGCGCTCGTCTTTGCCTTGCCGCTGATTTACGTCCTTCTGGCCTATTCTGGCAGCAATCCGCCTTCGTTCCTCAAGGTTTACCTGATCGGCTCAATCCTCGCGGCGATGGGGCTTTACGTGCCCAACCTGTGGGTTCGCGCGCGGGCCGACCGGCGCCGGGAAGCGATCGTCAACGGGTTCCCGGATTGCCTCGACCTGCTGCTGGTATGTGTCGAATCCGGCCTCGGCCTCGAAGCGGCAATGGACCGCGTTGGCCGCGAGATGGTTCGTTCGCACCCCTTGGTTGCCGAGCTGCTGTCGATCACCACGCTGCAATTGCGCGCGGGTTCGTCGCGCGACGAGGCGTTTCGCAAGCTCGCCGATGCCTCGGCGGTCGATGAAATCCGCTCGTTTACCACGCTGATCATCCAGTCCGACAAGCTCGGCACCAGCGTCGCCACGACACTGCGGGTCTATGCTGCCGAGATGCGCGAGAGGCGCCAGATGCGCGCCGAGGAGAAGGCACACAGATTGCCAGTGCTAATCTCTATCCCGCTGGTCGCATGCATGCTGCCGACGATGATCGGCACGCTGATGATGCCGGCTATCGTCCTGATGGTCCGCAAGATTTTCCCACTGATGAATATAGGGGGCTAA
- a CDS encoding AAA family ATPase, giving the protein MGTYKTPYELHEGMTVSHAGRSVIVAEEGFIEALKDGGDLRGLNGATLVPLASDSPLPAEVVDKARVLVLEVDAANEASLRRLATARVEHAGVAIIAALREADVALVRALIRQGVSDVVDLPFSAEELSTRILDALSSQAETVSSGNLGKTVAVMRASGGTGATTMVTHLAEAVARHNTGSRGVCLVDLDIQGGDVASYVGAEPVATIESLLDAGSRLDAELIQSAITESRYGFGVIAAPEAIIPIDKIDVDHLLTILRMVRSLSDHVLIDLPPAWTDWSLSTVHAADRILLVTDTSISGLRQAKRCIKLLNGIDVPNERIELVVNRLERHLFRTVGTDDVTDTLRCDVAASLVAEGTSMREAQDQGMLLFDFNGKSRFGSGIDALANSIVSGREAD; this is encoded by the coding sequence ATGGGAACTTACAAGACACCATACGAGCTCCACGAAGGCATGACGGTGAGCCACGCCGGACGGTCCGTCATCGTGGCGGAAGAAGGCTTTATCGAAGCCTTGAAGGACGGCGGCGACCTGCGCGGCCTCAATGGGGCGACCCTGGTTCCACTCGCATCCGACTCGCCGCTACCTGCCGAAGTGGTCGACAAAGCAAGAGTGCTCGTGCTCGAAGTCGATGCTGCCAACGAGGCGTCTTTGCGCCGCCTCGCCACAGCACGTGTCGAACACGCAGGGGTCGCGATCATCGCTGCGTTGCGCGAAGCCGACGTTGCCCTGGTGCGCGCGCTGATCCGGCAAGGGGTAAGCGATGTGGTTGACCTGCCGTTTTCGGCAGAAGAACTCTCGACCCGCATTCTCGATGCGCTGTCGAGCCAGGCGGAGACGGTCTCGAGCGGAAATCTTGGCAAGACCGTCGCGGTCATGCGGGCGAGCGGCGGGACGGGAGCCACCACGATGGTGACCCACCTCGCGGAAGCGGTAGCGCGGCACAATACCGGTTCGCGCGGCGTGTGCCTGGTCGACCTCGACATTCAGGGCGGCGATGTAGCCTCCTATGTCGGGGCTGAACCGGTGGCGACGATCGAATCCCTCCTCGACGCCGGCTCTCGCCTCGATGCCGAACTGATCCAGAGCGCAATCACCGAATCTCGCTACGGATTCGGCGTGATTGCTGCTCCTGAAGCGATCATCCCGATCGACAAGATTGACGTCGATCACCTGCTGACGATCCTGCGCATGGTGCGCTCGCTCTCCGATCACGTTCTGATCGACCTGCCACCGGCCTGGACCGACTGGTCACTGTCTACCGTTCACGCGGCGGACCGCATCCTGCTGGTCACTGACACGAGCATTTCCGGGCTGCGACAAGCAAAGCGATGCATCAAGCTGCTCAACGGTATCGACGTCCCCAACGAACGGATCGAATTGGTCGTCAACCGGCTCGAGCGGCACTTGTTCCGCACGGTCGGGACCGACGACGTGACCGATACCCTACGCTGCGATGTTGCTGCCAGCCTCGTGGCCGAAGGTACCAGCATGCGCGAGGCGCAAGACCAGGGAATGCTGCTCTTCGATTTCAACGGCAAGAGCCGCTTTGGCAGCGGCATCGACGCACTCGCGAACTCGATCGTGAGCGGACGGGAGGCAGACTGA
- a CDS encoding CpaF family protein produces the protein MAKWSVKLGKEMHAASAEPEATNEPVAAVHPVDAESDRRLSLKVEIHRALLDKINLAALDQFTRAQIESEIREIVFELLKERREMLNTQERNELVVEVLDELLGLGPLEPLLKDESITDILVNGYLTVFVERRGLLEKVETRFQDEKHLLRIIQKIVSAVGRRIDESSPFVDARLADGSRVNAIIAPLAIDGSLLSIRKFAKQRIGIDRLIELSSVPAPMAEVMKAMVGARKNVLISGGTGSGKTTLLNAMSSFIDHRERIVTIEDSAELQLQQEHVARLETRPANIEGRGEVSQRDLVKNALRMRPDRIIVGEVRAGEAFDMLQAMNTGHDGSMTTVHANTPRDALSRIEQMIGMSGIDISPESARSQIASAIDVVVQVARLSDGRRKVVSLAEVTGMESNTITMQEIFKFRITGRTDDGTVEGHFEATGIRPKLLSDAHASGFDLPAELFRPELKIT, from the coding sequence GTGGCCAAGTGGTCGGTCAAGCTTGGTAAGGAAATGCACGCCGCCTCGGCAGAACCGGAGGCGACGAATGAGCCGGTGGCGGCTGTCCATCCAGTGGATGCCGAAAGCGACCGGCGACTGTCTCTCAAGGTCGAAATTCATCGCGCCCTGCTCGACAAGATCAATCTGGCCGCGCTTGACCAGTTCACTCGTGCCCAGATCGAAAGTGAAATTCGCGAGATCGTGTTCGAGCTGCTCAAAGAGCGGCGCGAGATGCTCAACACCCAGGAGCGCAACGAACTCGTTGTCGAAGTGCTCGACGAATTGCTCGGGCTTGGCCCGCTGGAGCCATTGCTCAAGGACGAGTCGATTACCGACATTCTGGTGAACGGGTATTTGACGGTATTCGTCGAACGGCGCGGCCTGCTCGAGAAGGTCGAGACCCGGTTCCAGGATGAAAAGCACCTGCTACGCATCATCCAGAAGATCGTCAGCGCGGTGGGGCGCCGGATCGACGAGTCCTCGCCGTTCGTCGACGCCCGCTTGGCCGACGGTTCGCGCGTCAATGCCATCATCGCACCGCTGGCGATCGACGGTTCGCTGCTTTCGATCCGCAAATTTGCCAAGCAGCGCATCGGGATTGACCGGCTGATCGAATTGTCGAGCGTCCCGGCCCCGATGGCCGAAGTAATGAAGGCGATGGTCGGTGCGCGGAAGAACGTCCTGATTTCGGGTGGTACCGGCTCGGGCAAGACGACGCTCCTCAACGCAATGTCTTCGTTCATCGATCACCGCGAACGAATCGTGACGATCGAGGACTCGGCTGAGCTCCAGCTCCAGCAAGAGCACGTCGCGCGGCTTGAGACGCGACCGGCGAACATCGAAGGCCGCGGTGAGGTGTCGCAGCGCGACCTGGTCAAGAACGCCCTGCGCATGCGCCCCGACCGGATCATCGTCGGCGAGGTCCGCGCCGGCGAAGCGTTCGACATGTTGCAGGCGATGAACACCGGCCACGACGGATCGATGACCACTGTGCACGCCAATACCCCGCGCGATGCCCTGTCGCGCATCGAACAGATGATCGGGATGAGCGGGATCGATATTTCGCCCGAATCCGCTCGCTCCCAGATTGCTTCGGCGATCGATGTTGTGGTCCAGGTCGCCCGGTTGTCTGACGGTCGACGCAAGGTGGTCAGCCTGGCCGAAGTCACCGGCATGGAAAGCAACACCATCACGATGCAGGAAATCTTCAAGTTCCGCATCACCGGTCGCACCGATGACGGCACGGTCGAAGGCCATTTCGAGGCTACCGGCATTCGTCCCAAGTTGCTCTCGGACGCCCACGCAAGCGGCTTCGACTTGCCAGCCGAACTGTTCAGACCGGAGTTGAAGATCACCTGA
- a CDS encoding TadE/TadG family type IV pilus assembly protein encodes MMLPARLPGRTNGSAAVEFALTLPLMLILLFGGMEAGHFVWTQHKLAEAVRDGSRYAARLPLDQLCQGNTQVMSTATADEIKLMTRTGQIANANAPAKVPFWSNAQVQIYLHCGQYSNTGLYEDYSSYYNGEKGPVIEIAASNVQYPWMFDALGAMMSGIFGTNGTLSLKMNAVSISPGIGL; translated from the coding sequence ATGATGCTGCCGGCGCGCCTCCCTGGCCGGACCAACGGCTCTGCAGCGGTCGAATTTGCGCTGACCCTGCCGCTGATGCTGATCCTGTTGTTCGGCGGAATGGAAGCTGGCCATTTCGTATGGACCCAGCACAAGCTGGCCGAGGCCGTGCGCGACGGATCGCGCTATGCCGCTCGCCTACCGCTCGACCAGCTCTGCCAGGGCAATACCCAGGTCATGTCGACGGCGACTGCCGATGAGATCAAGCTGATGACCCGCACCGGGCAAATCGCCAACGCCAACGCACCCGCAAAAGTGCCGTTCTGGTCCAACGCGCAAGTGCAGATCTATCTCCATTGCGGCCAGTACAGCAACACCGGCCTCTACGAAGACTACAGCTCTTACTACAACGGCGAGAAAGGCCCGGTGATCGAGATCGCCGCGAGCAATGTCCAGTACCCGTGGATGTTCGACGCGCTTGGCGCAATGATGTCGGGCATTTTCGGGACCAACGGAACGCTCAGCCTTAAGATGAACGCGGTTTCGATTTCGCCGGGGATCGGGCTGTGA
- a CDS encoding TadE/TadG family type IV pilus assembly protein has product MSRWFSWLRSERGSTAAEFALVLPAALLLIFGVFDGGRYMWSMNRLEKAVQMGTRTAVVTGIVPVGLNSYDFTGKGLTCPVPDGSGGTVNKTIQAGDTICASALGTITCTMASAGSDASCTCVPTTQGANSCPTTGTPDATATNRFNRILSRMRVVDPSLQPGEVTITYSGSGLGYAGDPAVDDSGAALSDAAPIVTVSVNRASVRAMLLLGGRIPLPGFHYSQTMEDGDGQVSY; this is encoded by the coding sequence GTGAGCCGCTGGTTCTCCTGGCTTCGTAGCGAGCGTGGCTCGACCGCAGCCGAATTCGCGCTCGTGCTGCCCGCCGCACTGCTGCTCATATTCGGTGTGTTCGACGGCGGTCGCTACATGTGGTCGATGAACCGACTCGAGAAAGCGGTGCAGATGGGAACGCGCACTGCGGTCGTCACGGGAATTGTACCGGTTGGGCTGAACTCTTACGATTTCACCGGCAAAGGGCTGACTTGCCCGGTGCCGGACGGTTCTGGCGGGACCGTCAACAAGACGATCCAAGCGGGTGACACCATTTGCGCGAGTGCACTGGGTACGATCACGTGCACCATGGCCAGCGCGGGATCAGACGCAAGTTGCACCTGTGTTCCGACGACGCAAGGGGCGAATTCGTGCCCGACTACGGGAACCCCCGACGCGACAGCCACAAATCGCTTCAACCGGATTCTCTCGCGGATGCGGGTTGTAGATCCAAGTCTACAACCGGGAGAAGTTACAATAACCTACAGTGGATCCGGGTTAGGATACGCAGGCGATCCGGCAGTCGACGACAGTGGCGCTGCGCTGTCCGATGCCGCCCCGATCGTAACGGTGAGCGTAAATCGTGCCTCCGTTCGCGCGATGCTGTTGTTGGGTGGCCGAATACCTCTTCCCGGCTTCCACTATTCGCAGACGATGGAAGATGGCGACGGTCAGGTATCATATTAA
- a CDS encoding type II secretion system F family protein, whose translation MLDSLIRIGILAAIFASVFVLSQVVLGAAWRNRSRVAAVNKRLELIKAGADRGEIAAQLRKNAPREFEEFPAPIAAMLQSLQRSLFASASSLTIGQLLFWMAVGTSFITIVLILMASIAGFSLSPGIFLLCFVLAVSVAVGFPIMFINFIAQRRRKRMEQQFPIALDIFVRALRSGHPVAGAINLLTTEMEDPIGSEFGLVSDEISYGAELTDTLDAMADRWDLEDIRMFVVSLSVQAETGGNLAEVIENLAEVIRARASLYLKVRALSSEGRMTGWILTVLPVLTFVGMFLVNPAFYLSVAQDWIFMFGMPALIVWYFVGVFWIRKLVDIKV comes from the coding sequence ATGCTCGACTCGCTTATCCGCATCGGTATCCTCGCGGCGATCTTCGCGTCGGTGTTCGTCCTGTCCCAAGTCGTCCTGGGAGCTGCGTGGCGCAATCGTTCACGCGTAGCGGCGGTCAACAAGCGGCTCGAACTGATCAAGGCGGGTGCTGACCGCGGGGAAATCGCCGCCCAGCTGCGCAAGAACGCACCGCGAGAGTTCGAAGAGTTTCCCGCACCGATTGCAGCGATGCTCCAATCGCTGCAACGCTCGCTGTTCGCGTCGGCCTCCTCCTTGACCATCGGCCAGCTGCTATTCTGGATGGCCGTCGGGACCAGCTTCATCACCATCGTGCTCATTTTGATGGCTTCGATCGCCGGTTTTTCGCTGTCGCCCGGTATATTCCTGCTGTGTTTCGTACTGGCTGTCAGCGTTGCGGTCGGGTTCCCGATCATGTTCATCAACTTCATTGCCCAGCGCCGCCGCAAGAGGATGGAACAGCAGTTCCCGATCGCGCTGGACATTTTCGTGCGAGCGCTCCGCTCGGGTCATCCGGTGGCCGGAGCGATCAACCTGCTAACGACCGAGATGGAGGATCCGATCGGCAGCGAGTTCGGCCTAGTCTCGGACGAGATTTCCTACGGCGCTGAGCTGACCGACACGCTCGATGCAATGGCCGACCGCTGGGACCTGGAAGACATCCGGATGTTCGTGGTCTCGCTGTCGGTCCAGGCGGAGACGGGCGGCAATCTCGCCGAAGTAATCGAAAACCTCGCAGAAGTGATCCGGGCGCGCGCCAGTCTCTACCTCAAGGTTCGGGCGCTGAGTTCGGAAGGCCGCATGACCGGCTGGATCCTTACCGTGCTGCCGGTGCTTACATTCGTGGGCATGTTCCTCGTCAACCCGGCATTCTACCTCAGCGTCGCGCAGGACTGGATATTCATGTTCGGAATGCCCGCGCTGATCGTTTGGTATTTCGTGGGGGTCTTCTGGATCCGCAAACTCGTGGACATCAAGGTCTGA